The following proteins are co-located in the Fusarium verticillioides 7600 chromosome 7, whole genome shotgun sequence genome:
- a CDS encoding hypothetical protein (At least one base has a quality score < 10): MKSVVASIGMLAAVANAYNFPHPAHYRRDNGTDTQTTLTVKTTVVETITSCAPTVTNCPARDHTAIAQLPESDKVTYVETNTVILTEVVCPVADASSIYTSVLHDAETGGVTGKTLTAPYTASVPMTTGGAYPPPKEGDKTVVSDYTTEQVVTLTQGDETITTTVHKTLQTTITVSAGPQVTDDGSKGNGTPGDDTTTTTTKTKTGTVTKTIERVGETKPASGGDNGYSTGKSEEEGSKGTGNGSNNGGSGSGNGNGECVPETVTVTAPASTVYVTVVPEASKTGSSDDATVTDKAVHGDDSEDDDDEEEFCDTTTTLEATVTVVPYPVNDTATGGYAKPTGFSRRLR, from the coding sequence ATGAAGTCCGTCGTCGCTTCCATCGGCATGCTTGCCGCCGTTGCCAACGCCTACAATTTCCCCCACCCCGCCCACTACCGCCGCGACAACGGTACCGACACCCAGACCACTCTGACCGTCAAGACCACTGTCGTCGAGACCATCACCAGCTGCGCTCCTACCGTCACCAACTGCCCTGCTCGTGACCACACTGCCATTGCTCAGCTCCCCGAGTCCGACAAGGTCACCTACGTTGAGACTAACACCGTTATCCTCACTGAGGTTGTCTGCCCCGTCGCTGACGCCAGCTCTATCTACACCTCTGTCCTCCACGATGCTGAGACCGGTGGTGTTACTGGCAAGACCCTCACTGCCCCTTACACCGCTTCCGTCCCCATGACCACTGGCGGTGCTTACCCTCCCCCTAAGGAGGGCGACAAGACAGTCGTTTCCGACTACACCACCGAGCAGGTTGTCACTCTTACCCAGGGTGACgagaccatcaccaccaccgtcCACAAGACTCTCCAGACCACCATCACCGTCTCTGCTGGCCCTCAGGTCACCGATGACGGCTCTAAGGGGAACGGTACCCCCGGGGATGATaccaccactaccactaccaagaccaagactggcaccgtcaccaagaccattgagCGCGTCGGTGAGACCAAGCCTGCTTCGGGCGGTGACAACGGCTACAGCACCGGcaagagtgaggaggagggttcCAAGGGTACTGGCAATGGATCCAACAACggcggctctggctctggcaATGGTAACGGCGAGTGTGTCCCTGAGACAGTCACAGTCACCGCCCCTGCCTCCACTGTCTATGTCACTGTTGTCCCTGAGGCCAGCAAGACTGGTAGCTCTGATGATGCTACCGTCACCGACAAGGCTGTCCATGGTGATGACTctgaggacgacgatgacgaggaggagttctgcgacaccaccaccaccctCGAGGCTACTGTTACCGTTGTCCCTTACCCTGTCAACGACACTGCCACTGGTGGCTACGCCAAGCCCACTGGCTTCTCCCGCCGTCTCCGATAA
- a CDS encoding hypothetical protein (At least one base has a quality score < 10), whose amino-acid sequence MPPKKSLRRRPATPNLNVAQLRAQVQEVQNQPLTADPNSPPETPTTSPPFLRKTSLKPRRQPDFHDYFQSLDSDPNIKPTGDGHQFSYQPSVGPHQLSPRSSSSSGMADDTSDEDSSSEDEDEEDSASPSIRSMGNATGPAVSSPIDDSAMELGDDDTDSSSDSDSSESDSGSESDRSGATDEAETSHITVTSTAMATVACNFTVEDIDPMDSDCDGLDVLQPTEIESNRSRSRSRSRKAHKTMVKDFRNLTCSNETSDNEQSPEGEGEGELDEEAQFLKRREQIKKFRRMSMGSSFGKRTHSELSDSEDEGEGLDANEVGSSARRMRRKMHRTSLLFHDPPPARIEELEEPDSSEDELVAHQHLARELPYWAIEIMEMGSSSS is encoded by the coding sequence ATGCCGCCAAAAAAGAGCCTTCGGCGGCGGCCCGCGACGCCAAATCTTAACGTCGCTCAACTTCGAGCTCAAGTACAAGAAGTCCAGAATCAGCCTCTCACCGCCGACCCCAACTCGCCACCAGAAACCCCCACCACATCGCCGCCATTCCTACGCAAGACCAGTCTGAAACCTCGGCGCCAACCTGATTTTCATGATTACTTTCAGTCATTGGACTCGGATCCTAACATCAAGCCAACTGGCGATGGACACCAATTCAGCTATCAGCCTTCAGTTGGCCCTCATCAGCTAAGCCCTCgctcgtcttcctcatccggCATGGCCGACGACACCAGTGATGAGGACAGCAGtagtgaagatgaggatgaagaagattcgGCAAGTCCCAGCATACGAAGCATGGGAAATGCTACTGGCCCAGCCGTCTCCTCGCCAATTGACGACTCTGCTATGGAGCTTGGCGACGATGATACCGACAGCTCTAGTGATTCAGACAGTTCAGAATCTGACTCGGGCTCAGAATCCGACAGATCCGGTGCAACAGACGAGGCTGAGACCTCTCACATTACTGTTACTTCAACGGCTATGGCTACAGTTGCTTGTAATTTCACTGTGGAGGATATTGACCCTATGGACAGCGATTGCGACGGACTCGATGTTCTACAACCTACCGAGATTGAATCCAATCGCAGTCGCTCAAGGTCACGAAGCAGGAAAGCCCACAAGACTATGGTCAAGGATTTTAGGAATCTCACTTGCAGCAACGAAACATCAGACAACGAGCAAAGTcctgagggcgagggcgagggcgaaCTCGACGAGGAAGCGCAATTCTTGAAGCGCCGCGAACAAATCAAGAAATTCCGACGTATGAGTATGGGTAGCAGCTTTGGCAAACGGACACACAGCGAGCTCAGCGACTCGGAGGATGAGGGCGAGGGGCTCGACGCCAACGAGGTCGGCTCCAGCGCACGTCGTATGCGGAGAAAGATGCATCGCACCAGCCTATTATTCCATGATCCGCCCCCTGCGCGgatcgaggagcttgaggagccAGACTCCAGTGAGGATGAACTTGTCGCGCACCAGCATCTCGCAAGGGAATTGCCTTATTGGGCTATTGAAATTATGGAGATGGGCTCAAGCTCCAGCTAG
- a CDS encoding DNA replication regulator SLD2: MAIAMDENLRAAYESQSQQLRIDLKTWETEWAKTHEGTKPGREDIKANQDIALKYKQYNKVRDILSGKIPPPSNEPRKRKSDTLPAQTPTKRTKNIQTPSKNRTQDHDEEFMNTPAISRKLFSPASVTSVGPTPQRDGRVLGLFDLLVEKELGTPSKQDSAARSGSARKVNATPSKRSATMDDEENERLGRTPMSSSKRQRLNHFMTPLKNKDGNKDAVTPSSVSKLQFDTPAFLKRNTLPVLDENGDFDAPAPLRLPRKPFTRGLSEIVASLRKVEEEKLDDDLDALRDAEEEGMGEPRPKTLFPSKPKHDILVEDTQARQLPLGGFDDEALYDSPVEEEGNPTRVYKKKGQKRTTRMVKMRPTRTKRPENMGENPQSDIENDETQAGGEDAGSDFEEVKEKKPTQKKEGTVRKAARKVNELAHANFQRLKLRNHGAKGGPGFNSRFRRRR; this comes from the exons ATGGCTATAGCAATGGACGAAAACTTGAGGGCAGCTTATGAAAGTCAATCACAGCAACTGCGAATCGACTTGAAGACTTGGGAGACAGAATGGGCAAAGACACACGAGGGCACGAAGCCAGGAAGAgaggacatcaaggccaaccaAGATATCG CATTGAAATATAAACAGTATAACAAGGTTCGAGATATACTCTCGGGCAAAATCCCACCTCCCTCAAATGAACCCAGGAAGCGGAAATCTGATACTCTACCGGCACAAACGCCCACCAAACGCACCAAAAACATTCAGACTCCCTCCAAGAACCGTACacaagaccatgatgaggaATTCATGAACACACCAGCCATATCGCGAAAACTATTCAGTCCCGCGTCGGTAACCTCAGTCGGACCGACACCACAAAGAGATGGTCGCGTGCTTGGCCTCTTTGACTTATTAGTAGAGAAAGAGCTAGGAACACCGTCGAAACAAGATTCTGCGGCCAGATCAGGGTCCGCACGAAAGGTCAATGCAACTCCGAGCAAACGATCAGCTACCAtggatgacgaggagaacGAAAGGCTTGGCCGAACCCCTATGTCATCTAGTAAACGACAAAGACTAAACCACTTCATGACCCCGCTGAAGAATAAGGATGGAAACAAGGATGCCGTTACGCCCTCTTCGGTCTCGAAACTCCAATTCGATACACCCGCCTTCTTGAAGCGCAATACTCTACCAGTTCTTGACGAAAATGGCGATTTTGATGCCCCAGCACCCCTACGGCTACCGCGCAAACCTTTCACACGAGGTCTCAGTGAAATTGTGGCGAGTCTCCgaaaggtggaagaggagaaatTGGACGACGATTTGGATGCATTGcgtgatgctgaagaagaaggaatgggTGAACCGAGACCCAAGACGCTATTCCCGTCTAAGCCAAAGCATGATATTCTTGTTGAGGACACTCAGGCACGGCAATTACCACTTGGCGGtttcgatgatgaagccttgTATGACAGCCcagtggaggaagagggtAACCCGACTAGAGTgtacaagaagaagggccagAAGCGAACTACAAGAATGGTCAAGATGCGGCCAACTCGAACCAAGCGACCGGAAAACATGGGAGAGAACCCTCAGAGTGATATTGAGAACGATGAAACGCAAgctggtggtgaagatgctGGATCTGATTTTGAGGAAgtaaaggagaagaagcccacacagaagaaggaaggCACTGTGAGGAAGGCCGCGCGAAAGGTCAATGAGCTAGCTCACGCAAACTTCCAACGGCTGAAGCTTAGGAACCACGGAGCAAAGGGTGGTCCTGGATTCAACAGTAGATTccgacgacgaagatga
- a CDS encoding DNA (cytosine-5-)-methyltransferase: protein MPHIDLDDEVVDLTLDEFQNQDNVIDLTLEGFEDPDIDWLTDHDGDFDGVFEDTLAAREPHATTTTTTSHDAPKMWTKFGEMEEAEEEEADADAEHISVMQQVDLSPSSITQSPPKYVSSPEPFFADTYPEMPELPESCVIEAVDPDLEFGDADAGPSAEVVEQEDVTLEQTPDVPVSTNMRVEFPESLLLVPRSYYEPFEPGVPVLKEREAVARLLEVAEKAGQGIYYDDFVEFQLDDFSVYSDRQRYGQEMCSLHHLHTKHGFNTVFFDGKLSVGNTVFYVHRVEISALPIENYSTLSKHTVKDKIWVRSVLNTEREIYYRLNTPAKEYRRFFNPFLWVADLAKHFVDYLKFKGEEGGQVTIFHFRSNFSIWLAKMHSHAPEFILWKRQHVNNDFRTAIVANIAFLHKEAIGVLGHRKTYKHVIWAEVWEFTRYKPHPKIGPGEDTDTVVTQYIYDCFSHQPFGDRLKAIPLSETTQSLRNALIKQRHLEFPVPVHDRGKTITMAGKKQIRAIRGGDTISIQRDAEGSGTQWRRDVAHGFDDVDRWFALVQRVRVNKRGQRTLDVIWYYRPVDTLCGLMKYPWNNELFLSDHCSCDTRAKISEDEVSGVHQVEFGGTSATEAEFFCRQTYICQQRNWVALEKDHFRCIHLRKSSPQAPELRPGETRLVMINRDSGRSEPCEFLTFYEEEGNGIYRFRKLLRRHQVDPASRARPNELVYSYVEPLVEVKGSRILEPCFVRYFKNGQAIPTPYDRDGVGGFFYFTHEQFHDNETGTKSYVALSEPPSSIQQGYDPSQSIPRLRGLDLFCGGGNFGRGLEDGGAIEMRWANDFDAKAIHTYMANTAGPSEVSPFLGSIDDLQRLAIEGDFSDNVPPIGDVDFISGGSPCPGFSRLTNDKTTAAQRKNQSLVAAFASCVDLYRPRYGLLENVPGIVQKTANRDQDVFSQLICAIVGLGYQAQFFFLDASACGAPQRRSRVFLAFAAPGHRLPHAPYQTHAHPQNTPKLSLGILPTGEPMAERAIPAATPFDFVSASASTADLPPVYDSKPDICVPYPDHRVSVGITPLMRSRIHLIPTLPWGMNFAKAWYGLDLKKAGSGVMTPSEHLAFPERTDKGLGRGNPSSQSYGRQRPDRLFVTVVKTQGPSDAKNGRTLHWHEPRVLTVMEARRAQGFRDEEVLLGIPSDQYQIVGNSVAREVAVGLGAVFCEAWMQSLADEHHTSTAAVSSVVPARIGIEVSPITNIRRLESESASVENTSQSRKSRSESRVNQVSSTPRSTPPTPHQTSTKRSHIAVEIRGSKSLRTDEYNSPSRATSVASSRAKSKLEILHIEGCLDIQTYDSNSRLVGIPKWGDLHRDQMPVTACFVGVNKTLG from the exons ATGCCC CATAtcgaccttgacgatgaggttGTCGATCTAACGTTGGATGagttccagaaccaagatAATGTTATCGATCTTACTCTAGAGGGGTTCGAGGACCCGGACATTGATTGGCTCACAGATCACGATGGCGACTTCGACGGTGTGTTTGAAGACACCCTTGCTGCGAGGGAGCCTCAtgcaaccaccaccaccactaccaGTCATGATGCACCTAAAATGTGGACCAAGTTTggggagatggaggaagcggaggaggaagaggcagatgcagatgcagagcaCATAAGTGTCATGCAACAAGTCGACCTGTCCCCTAGCTCTATCACCCAAAGCCCTCCTAAATACGTCTCAAGTCCCGAACCCTTTTTCGCAGACACCTACCCGGAAATGCCTGAACTCCCAGAGTCGTGTGTCATAGAGGCTGTAGATCCTGATCTTGAATTTGGTGATGCAGACGCAGGTCCTTCGGCTGAGGTAGTGGAACAAGAAGACGTTACATTGGAACAGACGCCAGACGTCCCTGTCAGCACGAATATGCGCGTTGAATTCCCAGAGAGTCTGCTCTTGGTACCAAGGTCGTATTACGAACCATTCGAACCGGGTGTCCCAGTCCTTAAGGAACGTGAGGCTGTTGCTCGACTGCTCGAGGTGGCTGAAAAGGCCGGTCAGGGTATCTACTATGACGATTTCGTTGAGTTCCAACTTGACGATTTTTCAGTCTATTCCGATCGTCAAAGATACGGTCAGGAGATGTGCtccctccaccacctccacaCAAAACATGGCTTCAATACTGTCTTCTTTGACGGAAAGCTGAGTGTTGGTAATACTGTTTTCTACGTTCATCGAGTGGAAATCAGCGCATTGCCGATTGAGAACTACAGTACACTATCAAAGCACActgtcaaagacaaaatcTGGGTGCGGTCAGTGTTAAACACAGAACGTGAGATATACTACCGGTTGAATACTCCTGCCAAGGAATATCGTCGTTTCTTTAACCCGTTCTTGTGGGTTGCGGATCTCGCAAAGCATTTCGTGGATTacctcaagttcaaggggGAGGAAGGCGGCCAAGTTACGATCTTCCATTTCAGATCAAACTTCAGCATTTGGCTAGCGAAAATGCACAGCCATGCACCAGAATTCATCTTGTGGAAGAGGCAGCACGTAAACAATGATTTCAGGACGGCGATTGTGGCCAATATTGCGTTTTTACACAAGGAAGCGATCGGTGTTCTTGGGCATAGAAAAACATACAAGCACGTTATCTGGGCCGAGGTATGGGAGTTCACGCGATACAAACCGCACCCAAAGATTGGGCCTGGCGAAGACACAGATACTGTCGTTACCCAATACATTTACGACTGTTTCAGTCACCAGCCATTCGGGGACCgtctcaaggccattccTTTGAGTGAGACTACTCAGTCTTTACGAAATGCACTGATAAAGCAACGCCATCTGGAATTCCCAGTGCCAGTTCATGACAGGGGTAAGACCATAACAATGGCTGGAAAAAAGCAGATTCGAGCGATTCGAGGAGGAGACACAATCTCGATCCAACGAGATGCCGAGGGATCTGGTACACAATGGCGACGTGACGTTGCGCATGGGTTTGACGACGTTGACCGATGGTTCGCCTTGGTACAGCGCGTGCGTGTCAACAAGCGCGGCCAGAGAACTCTCGATGTGATTTGGTACTATCGACCCGTAGACACCCTGTGCGGTCTGATGAAGTACCCTTGGAACAACGAGCTGTTTCTGTCGGATCATTGCTCTTGCGATACCAGAGCCAAGATCTCCGAGGACGAAGTGTCAGGGGTTCACCAAGTCGAGTTTGGGGGGACTTCAGCGACTGAAGCCGAGTTCTTTTGTCGGCAGACATATATATGCCAACAACGAAATTGGGTCGCCCTTGAGAAAGACCATTTTCGTTGCATTCATCTGCGCAAGAGCTCTCCTCAGGCGCCGGAGTTACGACCCGGCGAAACCCGACTCGTCATGATCAACAGGGATAGCGGTCGGTCCGAGCCTTGCGAGTTCCTAACCTTCTATGAGGAGGAAGGTAACGGCATATACAGGTTTCGGAAGTTGTTAAGAAGACACCAAGTTGATCCAGCATCCAGAGCTCGACCCAATGAGTTGGTGTACAGCTATGTCGAGCCGCTTGTCGAGGTAAAAGGTTCGCGCATTCTCGAGCCATGTTTCGTTCGCTATTTCAAAAACGGGCAAGCAATACCAACGCCGTATGACCGTGACGGTGTGGGAGGGTTTTTCTATTTCACCCACGAACAATTCCACGACAATGAAACTGGAACGAAGTCATATGTTGCGCTGTCCGAACCTCCCTCGTCTATACAGCAGGGCTACGACCCATCGCAGTCTATTCCACGACTGCGAGGTCTGGACCTTTTTTGCGGAGGTGGTAACTTTGGTCGTGGCTTAGAAGATGGAGGTGCCATCGAGATGCGATGGGCGAACGACTTTGACGCCAAGGCTATTCATACTTACATGGCAAACACCGCTGGGCCCTCTGAAGTATCACCATTCCTTGGGTCTATAGACgatcttcaacgtcttgCCATCGAGGGCGACTTTTCAGATAATGTCCCACCGATTGGAGATGTGGATTTTATCTCAGGAGGTAGCCCTTGCCCAGGCTTCTCTCGGCTGACCAACGATAAAACAACTGCCGCTCAGCGGAAGAACCAGTCGTTGGTAGCAGCCTTTGCGTCGTGTGTGGACCTGTACCGTCCACGATACGGTCTCCTTGAGAACGTTCCGGGAATCGTACAAAAGACCGCTAATCGAGACCAAGACGTGTTCAGTCAGCTCATTTGTGCTATTGTAGGCTTGGGCTATCAAGCACAGTTTTTCTTTCTCGATGCTTCTGCCTGTGGTGCACCTCAGCGTCGTTCTCGTGTGTTTCTGGCTTTCGCTGCACCAGGCCACCGTCTACCTCATGCACCATATCAAACGCATGCCCACCCGCAAAATACCCCCAAACTTAGTCTAGGTATTCTTCCCACGGGAGAACCTATGGCTGAGCGCGCTATTCCGGCTGCTACACCATTTGACTTTGTGTCTGCGAGTGCTTCCACTGCCGACCTACCCCCTGTTTATGATTCAAAGCCAGATATATGCGTGCCGTACCCCGACCATCGAGTGTCTGTAGGCATCACGCCTCTAATGCGAAGTAGAATTCACCTCATCCCAACTTTACCCTGGGGCATGAACTTCGCAAAGGCCTGGTATGGTCTCGACCTGAAAAAGGCTGGTTCAGGCGTAATGACGCCAAGCGAGCACCTAGCATTTCCTGAGCGCACCGATAAAGGTTTAGGACGAGGAAACCCAAGCTCGCAGTCATATGGCCGACAACGGCCCGACCGTCTCTTTGTGACAGTCGTCAAGACCCAAGGTCCGAGCGATGCGAAGAACGGCCGCACGTTACACTGGCATGAGCCTCGCGTCTTGACCGTCATGGAGGCGCGACGAGCGCAGGGGTTCAGGGACGAAGAGGTCCTGTTGGGTATCCCAAGTGACCAGTACCAAATTGTTGGCAACAGTGTCGCTCGTGAGGTCGCGGTGGGCTTGGGTGCTGTATTCTGCGAGGCATGGATGCAGAGCCTCGCAGACGAGCATCACACCTCCACTGCTGCAGTTTCTTCTGTGGTGCCGGCCCGTATCGGTATCGAGGTTTCCCCTATCACCAATATCAGGAGACTTGAGTCCGAGTCAGCCTCTGTCGAAAACACCTCACAGTCTCGAAAGTCCAGAAGTGAATCACGAGTCAATCAGGTTTCATCCACACCGAGATCTACTCCTCCTACTCCCCATCAAACGTCTACTAAGCGTAGCCACATCGCTGTTGAGATTCGCGGATCGAAGTCGCTCAGGACAGACGAATACAACAGCCCCAGTAGGGCCACGTCTGTAGCATCCAGCCGTGCCAAATCAA AGCTCGAGATACTACATATAGAAGGATGCCTGGACATACAAACTTATGATTCGAATTCGAGACTTGTGGGCATTCCGAAATGGGGAGACTTGCATAGAGACCAGATGCCTGTCACAGCTTGCTTTGTGGGCGTAAATAAGACACTAGGATGA